GTGACTCTCTCAAATCTTTGGCAAAGTTGCCTGTTACAACTTCAAGATCAAGTTTCAGCCAGCGATCTTAGCACTTGGCTTCGTCCTTTACAGGCTGATGTAGTATCAAATAACCACATTGTTTTATATGCTTCTAATATGTTTGTGAAAGGTTGGGTGGAAACCCATTATCTCGCACAAATCCAGCAAATTTGTCAAACACTTGCACAAAATCCTGAACTGCGTATTTCTTTAAAAGAAGGGGTCAAGCCTGCACCCAAGATAGTGGAAAGTACACCAAATACAACACTTAGATCAGAAAGTGCGGTAGATTTTCAAACAGAATCTAATACGCCAATAAAATTTGAATCCCATCTCAATACTAAACATTTATTTGATAACTTTGTTGAAGGTAAATCGAACCAACTGGCACGTGCAGTCGGTCAAAAACTTGCTCAAGCACCGGGCGAACCATCAGCCAATCCTTTCTTTTTATATGGCGGCACTGGTTTAGGGAAAACTCACTTGTTACACGCCATTGGCAACGGCATTTTAGCCAATAAACCGAATGCGCGAGTGCTTTATATTCACGCCAACAACTTTATGCAGCATATGGTAAAAGCAGTGCGTGATAATAAAATGGATCAGTTTAAAAAATTCTATCGTTCTCTTGATGCGCTTTTAGTGGATGACATTCAATTTTTCGCTGAAAAAGAAAAAACCCAAGAAGAATTCTTCCATATATTCAATAACTTATTTGAAACGGGTCGCCAAATTATCTTAACTTCGGATCGTTATCCTAAAGAAATTGAAAAAATTGAAGAACGTTTAAAATCACGTTTTGGCTGGGGCTTAACAACAGCCATTGAGCCGCCCGATCTTGAAACTCGCGTAGCGATTTTATTGAAAAAGGCGGAAGAACATAATATGAACTTGCCAGAAGAAGTTGCTTTCTTCATTGCTCAACGCTTACGTACCAACGTGCGTGAACTTGAGGGTGCATTAAATCGCGTGAAAGCAATGCAAGACTTCAAAGGCGGCGACATTGATATTGATTTCGTGCGAGATACCTTAAAAGATATTTTGGCTCTACAAGAACGCTTGGTTACCATTGAAAATATTCAAAAAGTGGTAGCTGAATATTATCGAATCAAGGTTTCAGATTTAAAATCAAAAAGTCGCGCACGTTCAGTCACTCGTCCACGCCAAATTGCAATGGCGTTAGCAAAAGAATTAACAAACCGCAGTTTGCCTGAAATCGGTCGTGCATTTGACCGTGATCACACGACCGTATTAAACGCTTGCCGCGAAGTGCCAAAATTCCGCGAGCAAGACAATAGCATTCAAGAAGATTGGGCGAATTTAATCCGCACTTTGTCTGCATAATCTAAAATTGAAAAAGATATAAAACAGCAAAGAACTTTTCGCTAGACAAATACCTTGCCTTCCCCTGCTTGCGGGAGGACAAAACACAAAGTGTTTTGAGCGTTGGCTTTGCCAACGACCCCGAAGGGGCGAGCGTAGCGAGTAACGTGCCCATAGGGCGGAAGGGGGCTGGTTAATCCCCCCTCAGCCTTCGGCAGCTCCCCCCAGAAATGGGTGGAGCCAAGAAATACAATAAATCCTGCATAAAAGGAGAACGCAATGCAATTTAGCATTTCAAGAGAAAATTTATTAAAACCGTTGCAACAAGTATGTGGCGTATTGAGTAATCGCCCAAATATTCCTGTATTAAACAACGTATTGTTGCAAATTGAAGACAATCGTCTGACTATCACTGGTACAGATTTAGAAGTTGAACTCTCTAGTCAAACTCAGCTTTCATCGTCTTCTGAAAATGGCACTTTTACCATTCCAGCAAAAAAATTCTTAGATATTTGCCGCACTTTATCTGATGATTCAGAAATCACGGTGACTTTTGAACAAGATCGTGCATTAGTGCAATCGGGGCGTAGCCGTTTTACGCTGACAACCCAACCTGCCGAAGAATATCCAAACCTCACAGATTGGCAGTCTGAAGTGGATTTTGAACTACCGCAAAATACCTTACGCCGTTTAATTGAATCCACTCAATTTTCTATGGCAAACCAAGATGCGCGCTATTTCTTAAATGGTATGAAATTTGAAACAGAGGGCAATTTATTGCGAACGGTGGCAACAGATGGTCATAGACTTGCGGTGTGTACTATCTCACTTGAACAAGAATTACAAAATCATTCTGTGATTTTACCGCGTAAAGGCGTGTTAGAACTTGTTCGTTTATTAGAAACAAACGATGAACCAGCACGTTTACAAATTGGCACCAACAATTTACGTGTCCATTTAAAAAACACGGTATTTACATCAAAATTAATTGATGGTCGCTTTCCTGACTATCGCCGAGTATTGCCTCGTAATGCCACAAAAATTGTCGAAGGCAATTGGGAAATGCTGAAACAGGCTTTTGTTCGTGCGTCCATTTTATCTAATGAACGCGCACGCAGTGTACGTTTAAGCTTAAAGGAAAACCAGCTTAAAATTACTGCCTCAAACACAGAACACGAAGAAGCAGAAGAAATTGTCGATGTCAATTACAATGGCGAAGAATTAGAAGTGGGCTTTAATGTCACCTATATTCTTGATGTACTGAATGCACTTAAATGTAATCAAGTGCGAATGCGCTTAACTGATGCGTTCTCCAGCTGCTTAATTGAAAACTGTGAAGACAGCAGCAGCGAATATGTCATTATGCCAATGCGTTTATAATATGGCGATTTCTCGTTTACTGGTCGAAAAGTTTCGTAACTTAACAGCAGTGGATCTTGATTTTGATCCCTGCTTTAACTTTTTAATCGGCAACAACGGCAGCGGAAAAACCAGCTTATTAGAAGCCATTTTTTATCTTGGTCACGGGCGTTCATTTAAAAGTGCGGTCACAAATCGCATCATTTCTTACGACCAACCGCACTTTACCCTATTTGGACAAATCCAAGAAAGCCAACATCAATGGTCTGTCGGCTTACAAAAACTGCGTCAAGGCAGCACCTTAGTAAAAATTAACGGCGAAGATGGCAATAAAATTTCCGATCTTGCCCATCTTCTGCCAATGCAATTAATCACGCCAGAGGGCTTAACCTTACTCAACGGCGGGCCAAGTTATCGCCGAGCGTTTTTAGATTGGGGATTATTCCACCACCAAACAAGTTTCTATTCCGCTTGGAGCAATCTCAATCGATTACTTAAACAACGAAATGCCGCCCTTGCACAAAATCAGCCTTACTCTGCCATAAAAATTTGGGATGTTGAACTTGCCAAACTTGCCCACCAAGTAAGTCAATGGCGTGCCGAATATGCAGAAGCTCTCCGCCCTGAAATTGAACAAACTTGCCAACTTTTTTTGCCTGAATTAGAAATTAATGTCAGCTTTCATCAAGGGTGGGAAAAAAATGCTGATTATTATGAAATTCTTCAACAAAATTTTGAACGAGATCGTGCCTTAAATTACACCTTTGCTGGCCCTCAAAAAGCGGATTTTCGTTTCAAAGCACAAGGATTGCCAGTGGAAGATGTGCTTTCTCGTGGACAACTTAAACTTTTAATGTGTGCATTAAGACTAGCGCAGGGCGAGCATTTAATGAAAGAAAAGCAACGCCATTGTATTTTTTTGATCGATGATTTTGCCTCGGAATTAGATCAATACAAACGTGCCTTGTTGGCAGAACGATTACAACAAAGTGGCTCACAAGTGTTTGTTACCGCCATTACGCAAAGACAACTAAAAGAAATGCAAGTGGAAAACAAAAAAATGTTTTCTGTTCATAATGGCATCATTAACGCCTTAAATTAGCCAAAAGTGCGGTGGAAAATACGCCAATTTTTTAAAAATATCAAAAATTATTATCATTACCTCGTAAATGTAATTCAAGTTTTGAGCGATTTATGCTATAAAGCTCGCTCATTATAAAGATGAAGACAACTTGCAAATTATCAACGCAACACAGCCAAAATTTGAATCAACTTGTAACCGTATATCAAATTGTGTCCTATCAAATCTACTTTTTAAACTTAATTAATAAGGACAGCTTCTATGCTAAATAAAAAATTCAAACTCAATTTTATTGCGCTTACTGTCGCCTACGCATTAACCCCTTATACAGAAGCTGCGTTAGTGAGAGACGATGTGGATTATCAAATATTTCGTGATTTTGCAGAAAATAAAGGGAGATTTTCTGTTGGTGCAACAAATGTGGAAGTGAGAGATAAAAATAACCACTCTTTAGGCAATGCTTTACCTAATGGCATTCCGATGATTGATTTTAGTGTTGTGGATGTAGATAAAAGAATTGCCACGTTGGTGAATCCACAATATGTAGTAGGCGTAAAACACGTTAGTAACGGCGTGAGTGAACTACATTTTGGTAACTTAAACGGCAATATGAATAATGGCAATGCCAAGGCACACCGAGATGTATCCTCTGAAGAAAACCGATATTACACCGTTGAAAAAAATGATTTTCCTTCAGAATTAAAGGGGCAGGCTACAACTGGAGAAGAAAAAGCTCAAAAACGCCGTGAAGACTACTATATGCCACGTCTTGATAAATTTGTTACCGAAGTTGCACCAATAGAGGCTTCAACTGCAAGTAGTGATGCTGGCACATATAATGATCAGAATAAATATCCTGCTTTTGTAAGACTAGGAAGTGGTACCCAATTTATCTACGAAAAAGGAGCTTATTACAAATTAATCTTGTCGCAAAAAGATAACAAAGGAAATCTGTTGAAAAACTGGGATATTGGTGGAGATAATCTCAAACTAGTTGGTAATGCTTATACCTATGGCATTGCAGGCACACCTTATAAAGTAAACCACGAAAACAATGGGCTTATCGGCTTTGGAAACTCAAATAATGAACACATCGATCCAAAAGGAATATTATCTCAAGATCCGCTTACCAATTATGCTGTTTTAGGCGACAGTGGCTCCCCATTATTTGTATATGATAGAGAAAAAGGGAAATGGCTTTTTCTTGGGTCTTATGATTTTTGGGCGGGTTATAACAAAAAATCTTGGCAAGAATGGAATATTTATAAACCTGAATTTGCAAAAACTGTTCTAGATAAAGATACTGCGGGTTCTTTAACTGGTTCTAACACCCAATATAGTTGGAAAGCCACTGGTAGTACAAGTACGATTACGGGGGGAATAAAACCTTTAAGTGTTGATTTATTTGATAACACAAAAAAAACTGATGGAGAAAAAGCTAACCATGGAAAAAGTATTACTCTTAAAGGAAATGGAACGCTTACCTTAAATAATAATATCGATCAAGGCGCAGGCGGCTTGTTCTTTGAAGGAGATTATGAAGTTAAAGGCACTTCTGATAGTACCACTTGGAAAGGAGCTGGCGTTTCTGTTGCTGATGGAAAAACAGTAACGTGGAAAGTACATAACCCACAATCTGATCGTTTAGCTAAAATCGGCAAAGGAACATTAATTGTAGAAGGAAAGGGAGAAAATAAAGGATTGCTTAAAGTAGGTGACGGTACTGTTATCTTAAAACAACAAGCTGATGCCAATAATAAAGTTAAAGCCTTTTCACAAGTAGGTATAGTGAGTGGTCGCTCAACTGTTGTACTTAATGATGATAAGCAAGTAGATCCAAATTCAATTTACTTTGGTTTTAGAGGCGGTCGATTAGATTTAAATGGTAATTCACTTAAATTTGATCACATTAGAAATATTGATGAGGGGGCTAGATTAGTTAATCACAATACCAGTAAATCCTCTACTGTAACAATTACTGGGGATAATTTGATTACAGATCCAAATACGGTTTCTATATATTATGTAAAACCACGAGATGAAGATGCTCCTTATTATACCTTTCGACAAATACAATATGGATACCAACTCTATTTTAATGAAGAAAATAGAACTTATTATGCGTTAAAAAAAGGTGCTAGCATTCGCTCAGAATTTCCTCAAAACAGAGGAGAAAGCAATGATAGTTGGCTATATATGGGAACTGAGAAACTAGACGCTCAAAAAAATGTAATGAACCATATCAACAACGAGCGTATGAATGGCTTTAACGGTTATTTTGGCGAGGAAGAAAATAAGGCAGATCAAAACGGCAAATTAAACGTTACCTTTAGTGGCAAAACCGATCAAAATCGCTTTTTATTAACAGGCGGTACAAACCTTAATGGCGATTTAAAGGTTGAAAAAGGCACCTTATTCCTTTCAGGCAGACCAACACCGCACGCAAGAGATATTGCAGGTATTTCTTCGACAAATAAAGATCCTCACTTTGCTGAAAATAATGAAGTGGTGGTAGAAGACGACTGGATTAACCGCAATTTTAAAGCAACAAATATTAATGTAACCAATAACGCAACCCTTTATTCAGGTCGCAATGTTGCAAACATTACTTCAAATATCACAGCTTCTAATAATGCAAAAGTACATATTGGCTATAAAGCAGGCGATACCGTTTGTGTACGTTCTGACTATACGGGCTATGTGACTTGTACTACTGACAAATTATCCGATAAAGCCCTTAATAGCTTTAACGCCACCAATGTATCTGGCAATGTAAATTTATCAGGTAATGCAAACTTTGTTTTAGGCAAGGCTAACTTATTCGGCACAATTCAAAGCACGGGAACTAGCCAAGTTAATTTAAAAGAAAATAGCCATTGGCATTTAACAGGAAATAGTGATGTTCATCAACTAGATCTAGCAAATGGACATATTCATTTAAATTCAGCAGACAATTCAAACAATGTGACAAAATATAACACACTGACTGTGAATAGCTTATCAGGCAATGGTTCTTTCTATTATTGGGTTGATTTTACCAATAATAAAAATGACAAAGTTGTTGTAACCAAATCCGCCACAGGTAACTTTACATTACAAGTAGCAAATAAAACAGGCGAGCCTACAAAAAATGAACTCACGCTTTTTGATGCTTCAAATGCAACAAGAAGTAATTTAGAAGTGACATTAGCAAATGGCAGTGTTGATCGAGGTGCTTGGAAATATACGTTGAAACAAGATAGTGGACGTTATTACTTGCATAACCCAGAGGCGGAAAAAAGAAACCTAACTGTCGATACGCCAAGTATTGCAACACCTAATAATATGCAAGCTGATGTACCTAGCGTATCAAGTAACAATGAAGAAATAGCTCGTCTTAAAGCACCAGTTCCACCACCAGCACCACCTGCACCTGCTACAACAAATGTAGCACCGCGAACTCAAGGTAGTTTTGGTGTTACGGTTACCCATAGAGATCCTAATGGTAAGATGTTAGACGAAAAAGCTGTATTAAAATCAGACTTTGAAAAATCAGTCGATAAACACAAACTTCATTTTAATGGATACGTTACAGATAAAATCTCAGAAGAAAAAGTGAATACTTACGTTATTACTTACAAAAAAGTAGACGAAGTTATGCCAGCAGACGAAGCTATGCCAAATGATGTACCTAGTACTTCTGTTACTGAACCAGCAATGGCAAACGAGCAACCAGAAACTCGTCCTGTAGAAACCACTCAACCAGCGATGGAAGAGGCAAATACTGCTAACTCAACGGAAACTGCTCCAAAATCTGATACCGCAACACAAGCTGAAAATCCAAATTCAGAAAGTGTTCCATCAGAGACAACTAAAACAGTGGCTGAAAATAGTAAGCAAGAAAGTGAAACAGTAGAGAAAAACGAGCAAAAAGCCGCCGAAACAACACCTCAAAATGATGAAGTTGCAAAAGAAACTCAATCAAGTGCAGAAACTAAGACTAAAACAAATGAAGTGGCTCAAAGTGGAAGTGAAGCCGAGGAAACTCAAGAGGCTGAAACTACTCGCGAGCCTGAAATAAATTCTACTGAAGAAACAGTAGTGAAAGATGCTTCAGAAAACAATAAACCAAAAAGTAGAGGTAGAAGAAGTGTTAGCTTGCCTTCAAATAATATAAATCCAACAGGAACAGAGGATACTGATAAAGTAGAAACAAAGAAAACTCAAGAAGCCCCACAAGTGACTTCTCAAGTGTCTCCGAAACAAGCAGAGCCTGCTCCTGAAAAAGTTCCGACTGATACAAATACAGAAGAAGCTCAAGTTCAAGCTCAAACACAACCGACAACTGTTGTTGCGGCAGAGACGACTTCGCCAAACAGTAAACCAGCGGAAGAAACTCAACAACCAAGTGAAAAAACTAACGCTGAACCTGTAACGCCTGTAGTATCAGAAAACCAAGCAGAAAATAAAGCTTCTCAACCAACAGAAACAGAGAAAACGGCTAAAGTAGAAAAAGAGAAAACTCAAGAAGCACCTCAAATGGCTTCTCAAGCGTCTCCGAAACAGGAACAGTCTGAAACTGTTCAACCGCAAGCAGAGCTTGAAAGTGAAAAGGTTCCGACTGTTAAGAATGCAGAAGAAGTTCAAGCTCAACTGCAAACACAACCAAGTGCAACAGTAAGCACTGAACAACCTGCGAAAGAGACTAGCTCAAATGTTGAACAACCTGCACCAGAGAATTCAATAAATACTGGATCTGCAACCGCAATGACAGAAACTGCTGAAAAATCCGATAAACCACAAATGGAAACTGTGACCGAAAATGATCGTCAGCCTGAAGCTAATACTGTTGCGGATAATTCTGTAGCAAATAATTCAGAAAGCAGTGAGTCAAAGAGTAGACGTAGAAGAAGTGTTAGCCAGCCTAAAGAGACTTCTACTGAAGAAACAACAGTAACTTCTACTGACAAAACAACAGTAGCTGATAATTCAAAAAGCAGTAAGCCAAATCGTAGACATAGAAGAAGTGTTAGCCAGCCTCAAGAGACTTCTACTGAAAAAACAACAGTAGCTGATAATTCAGAAAGTAATAAGACAAATAGTAGACGTAGAAGTAGAAGAAATGTTAGCTCGGAACCAACTGTTACAAGTGACAGCGATCGTTCTGCAGTACCATTGCGCGATCTCACAAGTACAAACACAAATGCGGTAATTTCTGATGCAAGGGCAAAAGCACAATTTGTTGCATTAAATGTAGGGAAAGCAGTTTCTCAACATATTAGCCAGTTAGAAATGAATAACGAGGGGCAATATAACGTTTGGGTATCTAATACTTCAATGAACAAAAATTATTCCTCAGAGCAATATCGTCGTTTTAGTTCTAAAAGTACGCAAACTCAACTTGGTTGGGATCAAACAATCTCAAACAATGTTCAGTTAGGTGGCGTGTTTACTTATGTTCGCAATAGTAACAACTTTGATAAGGCAAGCAGTAAAAATACTCTAGCACAAGTTAATTTCTATTC
The nucleotide sequence above comes from Haemophilus influenzae. Encoded proteins:
- the dnaA gene encoding chromosomal replication initiator protein DnaA, translating into MTLSNLWQSCLLQLQDQVSASDLSTWLRPLQADVVSNNHIVLYASNMFVKGWVETHYLAQIQQICQTLAQNPELRISLKEGVKPAPKIVESTPNTTLRSESAVDFQTESNTPIKFESHLNTKHLFDNFVEGKSNQLARAVGQKLAQAPGEPSANPFFLYGGTGLGKTHLLHAIGNGILANKPNARVLYIHANNFMQHMVKAVRDNKMDQFKKFYRSLDALLVDDIQFFAEKEKTQEEFFHIFNNLFETGRQIILTSDRYPKEIEKIEERLKSRFGWGLTTAIEPPDLETRVAILLKKAEEHNMNLPEEVAFFIAQRLRTNVRELEGALNRVKAMQDFKGGDIDIDFVRDTLKDILALQERLVTIENIQKVVAEYYRIKVSDLKSKSRARSVTRPRQIAMALAKELTNRSLPEIGRAFDRDHTTVLNACREVPKFREQDNSIQEDWANLIRTLSA
- the dnaN gene encoding DNA polymerase III subunit beta, with translation MQFSISRENLLKPLQQVCGVLSNRPNIPVLNNVLLQIEDNRLTITGTDLEVELSSQTQLSSSSENGTFTIPAKKFLDICRTLSDDSEITVTFEQDRALVQSGRSRFTLTTQPAEEYPNLTDWQSEVDFELPQNTLRRLIESTQFSMANQDARYFLNGMKFETEGNLLRTVATDGHRLAVCTISLEQELQNHSVILPRKGVLELVRLLETNDEPARLQIGTNNLRVHLKNTVFTSKLIDGRFPDYRRVLPRNATKIVEGNWEMLKQAFVRASILSNERARSVRLSLKENQLKITASNTEHEEAEEIVDVNYNGEELEVGFNVTYILDVLNALKCNQVRMRLTDAFSSCLIENCEDSSSEYVIMPMRL
- the recF gene encoding DNA replication/repair protein RecF (All proteins in this family for which functions are known are DNA-binding proteins that assist the filamentation of RecA onto DNA for the initiation of recombination or recombinational repair.) yields the protein MAISRLLVEKFRNLTAVDLDFDPCFNFLIGNNGSGKTSLLEAIFYLGHGRSFKSAVTNRIISYDQPHFTLFGQIQESQHQWSVGLQKLRQGSTLVKINGEDGNKISDLAHLLPMQLITPEGLTLLNGGPSYRRAFLDWGLFHHQTSFYSAWSNLNRLLKQRNAALAQNQPYSAIKIWDVELAKLAHQVSQWRAEYAEALRPEIEQTCQLFLPELEINVSFHQGWEKNADYYEILQQNFERDRALNYTFAGPQKADFRFKAQGLPVEDVLSRGQLKLLMCALRLAQGEHLMKEKQRHCIFLIDDFASELDQYKRALLAERLQQSGSQVFVTAITQRQLKEMQVENKKMFSVHNGIINALN
- a CDS encoding S6 family peptidase, with the translated sequence MLNKKFKLNFIALTVAYALTPYTEAALVRDDVDYQIFRDFAENKGRFSVGATNVEVRDKNNHSLGNALPNGIPMIDFSVVDVDKRIATLVNPQYVVGVKHVSNGVSELHFGNLNGNMNNGNAKAHRDVSSEENRYYTVEKNDFPSELKGQATTGEEKAQKRREDYYMPRLDKFVTEVAPIEASTASSDAGTYNDQNKYPAFVRLGSGTQFIYEKGAYYKLILSQKDNKGNLLKNWDIGGDNLKLVGNAYTYGIAGTPYKVNHENNGLIGFGNSNNEHIDPKGILSQDPLTNYAVLGDSGSPLFVYDREKGKWLFLGSYDFWAGYNKKSWQEWNIYKPEFAKTVLDKDTAGSLTGSNTQYSWKATGSTSTITGGIKPLSVDLFDNTKKTDGEKANHGKSITLKGNGTLTLNNNIDQGAGGLFFEGDYEVKGTSDSTTWKGAGVSVADGKTVTWKVHNPQSDRLAKIGKGTLIVEGKGENKGLLKVGDGTVILKQQADANNKVKAFSQVGIVSGRSTVVLNDDKQVDPNSIYFGFRGGRLDLNGNSLKFDHIRNIDEGARLVNHNTSKSSTVTITGDNLITDPNTVSIYYVKPRDEDAPYYTFRQIQYGYQLYFNEENRTYYALKKGASIRSEFPQNRGESNDSWLYMGTEKLDAQKNVMNHINNERMNGFNGYFGEEENKADQNGKLNVTFSGKTDQNRFLLTGGTNLNGDLKVEKGTLFLSGRPTPHARDIAGISSTNKDPHFAENNEVVVEDDWINRNFKATNINVTNNATLYSGRNVANITSNITASNNAKVHIGYKAGDTVCVRSDYTGYVTCTTDKLSDKALNSFNATNVSGNVNLSGNANFVLGKANLFGTIQSTGTSQVNLKENSHWHLTGNSDVHQLDLANGHIHLNSADNSNNVTKYNTLTVNSLSGNGSFYYWVDFTNNKNDKVVVTKSATGNFTLQVANKTGEPTKNELTLFDASNATRSNLEVTLANGSVDRGAWKYTLKQDSGRYYLHNPEAEKRNLTVDTPSIATPNNMQADVPSVSSNNEEIARLKAPVPPPAPPAPATTNVAPRTQGSFGVTVTHRDPNGKMLDEKAVLKSDFEKSVDKHKLHFNGYVTDKISEEKVNTYVITYKKVDEVMPADEAMPNDVPSTSVTEPAMANEQPETRPVETTQPAMEEANTANSTETAPKSDTATQAENPNSESVPSETTKTVAENSKQESETVEKNEQKAAETTPQNDEVAKETQSSAETKTKTNEVAQSGSEAEETQEAETTREPEINSTEETVVKDASENNKPKSRGRRSVSLPSNNINPTGTEDTDKVETKKTQEAPQVTSQVSPKQAEPAPEKVPTDTNTEEAQVQAQTQPTTVVAAETTSPNSKPAEETQQPSEKTNAEPVTPVVSENQAENKASQPTETEKTAKVEKEKTQEAPQMASQASPKQEQSETVQPQAELESEKVPTVKNAEEVQAQLQTQPSATVSTEQPAKETSSNVEQPAPENSINTGSATAMTETAEKSDKPQMETVTENDRQPEANTVADNSVANNSESSESKSRRRRSVSQPKETSTEETTVTSTDKTTVADNSKSSKPNRRHRRSVSQPQETSTEKTTVADNSESNKTNSRRRSRRNVSSEPTVTSDSDRSAVPLRDLTSTNTNAVISDARAKAQFVALNVGKAVSQHISQLEMNNEGQYNVWVSNTSMNKNYSSEQYRRFSSKSTQTQLGWDQTISNNVQLGGVFTYVRNSNNFDKASSKNTLAQVNFYSKYYADNHWYLAVDLGYGNFQSNLQTNHNAKFARHTAQFGLTAGKAFNLGNFAVKPTVGVRYSYLSNANFALDQDRIKVNPISVKTAFAQVDLSYTYHLGEFSITPILSARYDANQGSGKINVDRYDFAYNVENQQQYNAGLKLKYHNVKLSLIGGLTKAKQAEKQKTAEVKLSFSF